A stretch of Fundicoccus culcitae DNA encodes these proteins:
- a CDS encoding carbohydrate ABC transporter permease: MATDQPKKFNRTRNESRNFFILVAPAVFIFLLVIAIPFVLGVYYSFTDWGGVTQAETNFVGFKNYIQSFKDTRFQYSLMITFIFAIINVIVINFISFGLAMLVSSNIKGRNIYRAGFFIPNLIGGLVLGYIWQFIYNQVFPAFGEVIGSEWLITNLFLGKPNLAMSALIITNSWQYAGYIMMIYFAGLQAVPDSLYESASLDGANWFAKLRHITIPMVMPAFTVSLFLTINNSFKIFDVNVSLTGGGPSIMWEGQAIKGTEFITMNIYNTASVENQLARGQARAVILFVILVIISLTQTTITKRREVEM; the protein is encoded by the coding sequence ATGGCAACAGATCAACCTAAAAAGTTTAATCGAACACGCAATGAATCGCGTAATTTTTTCATTCTAGTAGCACCAGCGGTATTTATTTTTCTATTAGTTATTGCAATTCCGTTTGTTTTAGGAGTCTATTATTCCTTTACTGATTGGGGTGGGGTGACACAAGCTGAGACAAATTTTGTTGGTTTTAAAAATTATATTCAGAGTTTTAAGGATACCCGCTTTCAATATTCATTAATGATTACTTTTATTTTTGCCATTATCAATGTGATTGTGATTAACTTTATATCTTTTGGCTTAGCCATGCTGGTTTCCAGCAATATTAAGGGACGTAATATTTATCGGGCAGGATTTTTTATACCTAACTTAATTGGTGGATTGGTTTTAGGTTATATTTGGCAATTTATTTATAATCAAGTTTTCCCGGCCTTTGGTGAAGTGATTGGCAGTGAGTGGTTGATAACAAACTTATTTCTTGGCAAACCCAATTTAGCCATGTCAGCCTTAATCATCACAAACTCATGGCAATATGCCGGCTACATCATGATGATTTACTTTGCTGGTCTACAAGCTGTGCCTGATTCCTTATATGAATCTGCGTCACTTGATGGCGCTAATTGGTTCGCTAAATTGCGTCATATCACTATACCGATGGTCATGCCAGCCTTTACTGTTTCTCTTTTCCTCACAATAAATAACTCATTCAAAATCTTTGATGTCAATGTTTCCTTAACAGGTGGGGGACCTTCTATTATGTGGGAAGGCCAGGCAATTAAAGGAACGGAATTTATTACGATGAATATTTATAATACAGCCTCGGTTGAAAATCAATTAGCAAGAGGACAAGCAAGAGCAGTCATACTATTTGTTATCCTAGTGATTATTAGTCTTACCCAAACAACCATTACTAAACGTCGGGAGGTCGAAATGTAA
- a CDS encoding restriction endonuclease subunit S: MVTYPVNWYENRLGDVCKYVNGTALEEYFSNYGNRRVISLGNYSEEGKYIDDGNRINLNQKTQSFLLFKDDLSMVLNDKGNGRLVGKVLFIDENDKYIFNQRSLRIVPEKNKVAPLFLYHLINSGIFRDGLKPHIQGNTQVYINPPAVMSIPIYLPSLQEQQTIASVLSDFDEHIDNLSELIEKKKAIRDGALEDLVSGRIRLDGFNGEWINVKLSDFAQINPSSVLPEVFKYVDLESVKGITLMGWRDERKETAPSRAKRLAQFDDIFFQTVRPYQRNNYLFELSDEDVVFSTGYAQLRTKNDARFLFLLLRQDDFVNEVLDNCTGTSYPAINPSKLSDIKIYVPIDKNEQQAIAEVLTAMDEEIESLKIEKEKMIQIKEGAMDDLLTGRVRLKV; the protein is encoded by the coding sequence ATGGTAACTTATCCTGTAAATTGGTATGAAAATAGACTTGGCGATGTTTGCAAATATGTAAATGGAACAGCCCTCGAAGAATACTTTTCAAACTATGGAAATAGGCGAGTTATTTCGCTTGGAAATTATTCTGAGGAAGGTAAATATATTGATGATGGAAACAGAATTAATCTAAATCAAAAGACACAAAGTTTCTTGCTATTTAAAGATGATTTGAGTATGGTGCTTAATGACAAAGGCAACGGTAGACTCGTGGGCAAAGTTTTATTTATTGACGAAAATGATAAATACATTTTTAATCAACGGTCATTAAGGATTGTACCTGAGAAAAATAAAGTTGCTCCTTTGTTTCTTTATCATCTAATTAATTCAGGTATATTTAGGGATGGACTCAAACCTCATATACAAGGCAATACACAGGTTTATATTAACCCACCTGCAGTAATGAGTATTCCAATCTATCTACCATCTCTCCAAGAACAACAAACTATCGCTTCAGTATTATCAGATTTTGACGAGCATATCGACAATCTATCCGAACTAATTGAAAAGAAAAAAGCAATCCGTGATGGTGCTTTGGAGGATTTAGTCAGCGGTAGGATAAGACTTGATGGGTTTAACGGTGAGTGGATCAATGTAAAATTGTCTGACTTTGCACAAATTAATCCTTCTTCCGTACTTCCAGAAGTCTTTAAATATGTCGACTTAGAATCTGTCAAGGGAATAACACTCATGGGGTGGCGGGATGAAAGAAAAGAAACTGCTCCATCGAGGGCTAAGCGACTAGCTCAATTTGATGATATTTTCTTTCAGACTGTACGCCCATACCAAAGAAACAATTATCTATTTGAATTGTCAGATGAGGATGTTGTTTTTTCTACAGGTTACGCTCAATTAAGAACCAAGAATGATGCTAGATTTCTTTTTTTACTTCTGAGACAGGATGATTTTGTTAATGAAGTACTTGATAACTGTACGGGTACTAGTTACCCTGCAATTAATCCGTCAAAATTATCTGACATAAAAATATATGTTCCAATAGATAAGAATGAACAACAAGCGATTGCTGAAGTTCTGACAGCAATGGATGAAGAAATAGAATCTCTTAAAATAGAAAAAGAAAAAATGATACAAATTAAAGAAGGTGCAATGGACGACCTCTTAACAGGCCGTGTGCGTCTTAAAGTATGA
- a CDS encoding ABC transporter substrate-binding protein gives MSQWMKKLAKVTLTASLFATIGGTTAQAASDDPNAFTLYSNKSETQEALTNYAAAWGEANGVDINVKVCSGACSLGDQLKADFTAGEGPDVFVIEGQSGYDLWADMLQPISGDWVDQTEFEFIQNDEVYGFPVSVEGYGLAYNADLLAEAGIDPESLNSFEALEAAFADLDARKDELGLISVVANATMEGETWIMGNHDFNAYLGNLLPNGDRTVTEQVVAGETDADRMAGYADWVELLFKYTDPQMLTVGTQDDMDIAFASGQTAFLHQGNWKDPNLAQLEADFAMGFIPYQTSHEENSEGLFIGAPSYYVVNKDTAALDSINKFFEDMVSTPEGQDFMVNQANMISAFSTTEETPSAPLSAFLAEWISAEKPVYSFDNTYFMPDGFGMNNLGPIYGQFAQGNIDKAQFIELMTAEIAKVPELLGN, from the coding sequence ATGTCACAGTGGATGAAAAAGTTAGCTAAAGTCACTTTAACCGCCAGTTTATTCGCAACAATTGGAGGAACAACAGCACAGGCGGCTTCAGATGACCCAAATGCTTTTACACTCTATTCCAATAAGAGTGAAACTCAAGAGGCTTTAACAAATTATGCAGCTGCTTGGGGAGAAGCAAATGGAGTAGACATTAATGTTAAAGTTTGTTCTGGGGCATGTTCGTTAGGAGATCAACTAAAGGCAGACTTTACAGCCGGAGAAGGTCCAGATGTATTTGTTATTGAAGGGCAAAGTGGCTATGATTTATGGGCAGATATGTTACAACCTATTTCAGGTGATTGGGTAGACCAGACAGAATTTGAATTTATTCAAAATGATGAAGTTTATGGCTTCCCAGTATCTGTAGAAGGATATGGCTTGGCATATAATGCAGATTTATTAGCAGAAGCAGGTATTGATCCTGAATCGTTAAATTCATTTGAGGCTTTAGAAGCAGCTTTTGCTGATTTAGATGCTCGTAAAGATGAATTAGGTTTAATTTCAGTTGTTGCTAATGCAACTATGGAAGGCGAAACTTGGATTATGGGTAACCATGACTTTAATGCATACTTAGGAAACTTATTACCAAATGGTGACCGTACGGTAACGGAACAAGTAGTTGCTGGTGAAACAGATGCCGATCGTATGGCAGGTTATGCAGATTGGGTAGAATTATTATTTAAATACACTGACCCTCAAATGTTAACGGTTGGAACGCAAGATGATATGGATATCGCTTTTGCATCTGGTCAAACAGCTTTCTTACACCAAGGTAACTGGAAAGATCCTAACTTAGCACAATTAGAAGCAGACTTTGCGATGGGCTTCATCCCTTATCAAACATCTCATGAAGAAAATTCAGAAGGATTATTTATTGGAGCACCTTCATACTATGTAGTTAACAAAGACACAGCTGCTTTAGATTCCATTAATAAATTCTTTGAAGATATGGTTTCAACTCCTGAAGGACAAGATTTCATGGTCAACCAAGCCAATATGATTTCAGCTTTCTCAACAACAGAAGAAACACCTTCAGCACCATTATCAGCCTTTTTAGCTGAATGGATTTCTGCTGAAAAACCTGTCTATTCATTTGACAATACGTACTTTATGCCAGATGGCTTTGGTATGAATAACTTAGGTCCAATTTACGGACAATTCGCGCAAGGAAATATCGATAAAGCTCAATTTATTGAATTAATGACAGCTGAAATTGCTAAAGTTCCTGAGTTGTTAGGTAACTAG
- a CDS encoding type II toxin-antitoxin system Phd/YefM family antitoxin, with the protein MDKEDKVQKEPMEFYNMSDFLRGQSSKLITGLSDEDKTAFVLKNGKPVAVLISHERYERLLKAGIDITEY; encoded by the coding sequence ATGGATAAGGAAGATAAAGTCCAAAAGGAACCGATGGAATTCTATAACATGTCTGATTTTCTTAGAGGACAATCATCAAAATTAATTACTGGTTTATCAGATGAAGATAAAACTGCTTTTGTTTTGAAAAACGGAAAGCCTGTAGCAGTGCTAATTTCTCACGAGAGATACGAAAGGTTATTAAAAGCAGGAATAGATATAACTGAATACTAA
- the trpS gene encoding tryptophan--tRNA ligase translates to MNIKKKQIILTGDRPTGRLHLGHYVGSLKRRVELQNSGLFDEIYILIADDQALTDNADNPGKIRDNIINVVLDYLSVGINPDKVTICVQSALPALHSLTFYYMNLVTTARVSRNPTVKAEIQMRGFVDEGLPVGFFVYPISQAADITAFDATVVPVGEDQLPMIEQTREIVEKFNKTYGETLVLPKAMIPESETQRRLPGVDGKAKMSKSLDNCIYLSDDTKTVKKQINGKMFTDPTHLRIEDPGHTEGNVVFTYLDAFCTDDHFREYLPDYKNLEEMKDHYRRGGLGDGTCKKFLINVLEETLNPIRAERAKWEARIDVVYDILLAGTAKARETTDATLARVQKSMRINYFSDRHIVNEWDELLKRPMNREK, encoded by the coding sequence ATGAACATAAAGAAAAAACAAATTATCCTGACTGGTGATCGTCCTACAGGTCGATTACACCTTGGTCATTATGTTGGCTCACTAAAACGACGAGTAGAATTACAGAATTCTGGCTTATTTGATGAAATCTATATCCTAATTGCTGATGATCAGGCTTTGACGGATAATGCCGATAACCCTGGAAAGATACGAGACAACATTATAAACGTTGTACTGGATTATCTATCGGTAGGTATTAATCCTGACAAGGTCACAATTTGTGTCCAGTCGGCTCTTCCGGCCCTGCACTCCCTTACCTTTTATTATATGAATCTGGTGACTACTGCACGAGTTTCTCGCAATCCTACGGTAAAGGCTGAGATCCAAATGCGCGGCTTTGTGGATGAAGGATTACCTGTGGGCTTTTTTGTTTATCCAATATCTCAAGCGGCAGATATTACTGCCTTTGATGCCACCGTGGTTCCCGTGGGAGAAGATCAGTTGCCTATGATCGAACAGACACGAGAAATCGTAGAAAAGTTCAATAAAACTTACGGAGAAACGTTGGTTCTTCCCAAAGCAATGATACCGGAAAGCGAGACACAACGTCGTCTGCCAGGTGTTGATGGCAAAGCGAAAATGAGCAAATCTCTTGATAACTGCATCTACCTTTCCGATGATACTAAAACTGTCAAAAAGCAGATCAACGGGAAGATGTTTACCGATCCAACTCATTTGAGAATTGAAGACCCTGGACATACGGAAGGAAATGTAGTATTCACCTATCTGGATGCATTCTGTACTGACGATCATTTTAGAGAATATTTGCCAGATTATAAAAATCTGGAGGAAATGAAGGATCACTATCGCCGTGGCGGCTTGGGAGATGGTACATGCAAAAAGTTTTTAATTAATGTGCTTGAGGAGACTCTTAACCCCATCCGCGCTGAACGTGCAAAATGGGAAGCAAGAATTGATGTTGTTTATGATATTCTTCTCGCAGGTACTGCCAAGGCAAGAGAAACTACAGACGCCACTTTAGCTCGTGTACAAAAGTCTATGCGCATCAATTACTTTAGTGATCGCCATATTGTTAATGAGTGGGATGAACTCTTGAAACGTCCAATGAACCGAGAAAAATAA
- the rlmD gene encoding 23S rRNA (uracil(1939)-C(5))-methyltransferase RlmD → MKKEIYPTEVLDVTIDRLDEKGRGVVSYVHAPDKGSNGKHLKIIMNNVVPGDKVRVTVDNAKGRKTAVIEYDELLSPGPSRISEVNITVNEAGGTPLQFMKYEDQLKLKQELVQGYLVEKGFDVEKVQLIIGMENPYRYRNKMELTFGSDGALGMHRQGNFREIIDMEDSMLAPEEMVQVKHAVSQWQKDHALSGYDKDSKEGLLRNLMMRKSFATEELMVVIFATERAEDLPEVAADLTNRLSGQFENLASLIWVLNRNVADSTQSEEEMVLFGRDYIYDQLKGFNYRIWHDTFFQANPVQAEKLVDLALDYAEVDASMRTLDLFCGVGTFSLPMAARSKELAGIEIVESSIQSARRNAVDNGLDNTYFMVSDARSGLKTLKEEWGQPDLLLLDPPRSGAGGKVMRSIGRFGTEKIVYVSCNPKSLAEDLVWLRDFGYELQVVQPVDQFPHTMHVECVVLITRNI, encoded by the coding sequence ATGAAAAAAGAAATATATCCAACAGAAGTTCTAGATGTAACGATTGACAGATTGGATGAAAAGGGGCGCGGGGTTGTAAGTTATGTCCATGCCCCAGACAAGGGATCTAATGGAAAACATTTGAAAATCATCATGAATAATGTGGTGCCAGGTGATAAAGTTCGTGTCACTGTTGATAATGCCAAAGGACGTAAGACAGCCGTTATTGAATACGATGAATTGCTATCCCCTGGACCAAGCCGTATTTCTGAAGTAAATATCACTGTTAACGAAGCAGGTGGTACTCCATTACAATTTATGAAATACGAGGACCAATTGAAGTTGAAGCAAGAGTTGGTGCAGGGATATTTAGTTGAAAAAGGTTTTGATGTTGAAAAGGTTCAGCTGATTATTGGGATGGAGAATCCGTATCGATATCGCAATAAGATGGAGTTGACCTTTGGGTCAGATGGGGCTTTGGGGATGCATCGCCAAGGGAATTTCCGGGAAATTATTGATATGGAGGACTCTATGCTTGCGCCCGAGGAGATGGTGCAGGTGAAGCATGCAGTCAGTCAATGGCAAAAAGACCATGCATTAAGCGGTTATGACAAAGATAGCAAGGAAGGTCTGTTGCGTAATTTGATGATGCGGAAGTCATTTGCGACCGAAGAATTGATGGTTGTGATATTTGCGACGGAAAGAGCGGAGGACTTACCAGAAGTTGCAGCTGATTTAACAAATCGATTGAGTGGGCAATTTGAGAATTTAGCAAGTTTAATCTGGGTATTAAATCGGAATGTGGCGGATAGTACACAGTCAGAAGAAGAGATGGTTTTGTTTGGACGAGACTATATTTATGATCAGTTAAAAGGCTTTAATTATCGAATTTGGCATGATACGTTTTTCCAAGCGAATCCTGTACAAGCAGAAAAGTTGGTTGATTTGGCATTGGATTATGCAGAAGTTGATGCATCAATGCGGACATTGGACTTGTTTTGTGGTGTAGGAACATTCAGTTTACCAATGGCAGCTCGTTCAAAGGAGTTAGCAGGAATTGAAATCGTTGAGTCTTCTATTCAGTCCGCACGAAGAAATGCAGTAGATAATGGCTTGGACAATACTTATTTTATGGTCAGTGATGCACGAAGCGGTTTGAAAACGTTGAAGGAAGAGTGGGGACAGCCAGATTTGTTGTTATTGGATCCGCCAAGAAGTGGTGCAGGTGGTAAAGTCATGCGTAGTATAGGACGCTTTGGTACAGAAAAAATTGTCTATGTGTCTTGTAATCCAAAGAGTTTAGCAGAAGATTTAGTTTGGTTACGTGATTTTGGGTATGAGTTGCAAGTGGTGCAGCCAGTAGACCAATTTCCGCATACGATGCATGTTGAGTGTGTGGTATTGATAACACGCAATATATAG
- a CDS encoding HsdM family class I SAM-dependent methyltransferase, whose product MAVKKSELYSLLWDACNKLRGGVEPSRYKDYVLVLLFFKYVSDRYKGQRFAEFTVNEGASFDDLIAAKGKPDVGERVDVILQKFLEDNKLVGALPDVSFNNPDELGSGKELVDKVSGLIAIFQNPAIDFKSNRASGDDIIGDAYEYFMMKFAQESGKSKGQFYTPSEVSRIIAKLIGIGDIKQETGKKWTLHDPAAGSGSLLIRSADEAPTDDNGDSIVTIFGQEKYPDTAGLAKMNFILHNKGTGEIKSGNTLANPQYTDDFGGLRKFDFIVMNPPFSDKDWTDGIKPSEDKYKRFDGYGIPPEKNGDYAWFLHVLKALESNGKAGIILPHGVLFRGNSEEIIRKAVLEKRYIKGIVGLPANLFYGTGIPASIIIIDKENADKREGIFMIDASDGFKKDGNKNRLREQDIEKIVQTFIHQEKVEGYSRFITYKEILEENEGNLNVPRYIQKIDNTLPQNIASHLKGGIPEVDINSLERLWKITPQLRQEIFTCVDEEHNVYNLAIKPNEIETVISEDENIKVEKETEYGSLFETWKNKVKDSLLNINTDTNPKELIRSLGIEILRDFESAKLLDNYDVYDFLLNYWNEKMQDDVYVIKASGYDVGREIEYVYAQKKAKDENGEEIKVDDTSKMKSFEGALISRDIIEREYFEAELMTLNELIEKSVLLESELDEMREEESGDEGLLVNALNEKGDGIPKANLNKQIKELESKKTSEVIDDITKLIELFDAGNISEMEKIVKANSELKTCELRNKNGSFGKAKLRNALKVAKDNAIMPETYVEEYNALLSYQAKLTEKEEADKAIKEAQKELDDLVLAKYGELTIDEVKYLLFDKKWMARLESDIIDAIDQVLNNLASKVVLIAKRYEHTLGEIEEKTAQSKAKVKSALERMGYTW is encoded by the coding sequence ATGGCTGTGAAAAAATCAGAATTGTACTCCCTATTATGGGATGCTTGTAATAAATTAAGAGGTGGAGTAGAACCTTCAAGGTATAAAGATTATGTGCTTGTATTGTTATTCTTCAAGTATGTATCAGACAGATATAAAGGGCAACGTTTTGCTGAATTTACAGTAAATGAAGGTGCCTCATTTGACGACTTGATTGCTGCAAAAGGTAAACCGGATGTTGGCGAAAGAGTAGATGTAATTCTTCAAAAATTTCTAGAAGATAATAAGCTAGTAGGAGCGCTTCCTGATGTAAGCTTTAATAATCCGGATGAACTAGGTTCTGGCAAAGAACTAGTTGATAAAGTTTCTGGTCTTATTGCTATTTTCCAAAATCCTGCGATCGACTTTAAAAGCAACAGAGCTAGTGGCGATGACATCATTGGTGATGCATATGAATACTTTATGATGAAATTTGCTCAAGAGTCTGGTAAGAGTAAGGGACAGTTTTATACACCTAGTGAAGTATCACGTATTATTGCTAAGCTTATTGGCATTGGCGATATTAAACAAGAGACAGGAAAGAAATGGACTCTTCATGATCCTGCGGCGGGGAGTGGATCATTACTTATTCGTTCAGCAGATGAAGCACCAACTGATGATAATGGTGATTCCATAGTTACAATATTTGGACAAGAAAAATATCCTGATACTGCTGGTTTAGCAAAGATGAACTTCATCCTACATAACAAAGGTACAGGAGAAATCAAAAGTGGGAATACATTAGCAAATCCACAATATACTGATGATTTTGGTGGACTTAGAAAATTTGATTTTATTGTCATGAACCCACCATTTTCTGATAAAGACTGGACTGATGGAATTAAACCATCTGAAGATAAATACAAGAGGTTTGATGGTTATGGCATTCCACCAGAAAAGAATGGTGACTATGCTTGGTTTCTACATGTTCTAAAAGCGTTGGAGAGCAATGGTAAGGCGGGGATTATTCTGCCACACGGTGTTCTCTTTAGAGGGAACTCAGAAGAAATCATTAGAAAAGCGGTTCTTGAGAAGCGATACATTAAGGGAATTGTTGGTCTGCCAGCAAACTTATTTTATGGTACAGGAATTCCTGCTAGTATTATCATAATCGATAAAGAAAACGCTGATAAACGTGAAGGTATCTTTATGATTGATGCGAGCGATGGGTTTAAGAAAGATGGAAATAAGAACCGTCTTCGTGAACAGGATATTGAGAAAATTGTGCAAACCTTTATTCACCAAGAAAAGGTTGAGGGGTACTCTCGCTTTATTACCTATAAAGAGATTTTAGAAGAGAACGAAGGAAACCTTAATGTACCTCGGTATATCCAAAAAATAGATAACACTTTACCTCAAAACATTGCATCTCATCTTAAGGGTGGTATCCCAGAAGTCGATATAAACTCTTTAGAGAGACTCTGGAAAATAACGCCACAGTTAAGACAAGAGATATTCACTTGTGTCGATGAAGAACATAATGTCTATAATCTTGCTATAAAACCAAATGAAATTGAAACAGTTATATCTGAAGATGAAAACATAAAGGTTGAAAAGGAAACTGAATACGGTTCTCTATTCGAGACGTGGAAAAATAAAGTAAAAGATTCATTACTCAATATTAATACAGATACAAATCCAAAAGAATTAATTCGAAGCTTGGGTATTGAAATTTTGAGAGATTTTGAGTCGGCAAAACTTCTAGACAATTACGATGTGTATGACTTCTTGCTTAACTATTGGAATGAGAAAATGCAAGATGATGTATATGTAATAAAAGCGAGCGGATATGATGTGGGACGTGAGATTGAATATGTATACGCTCAAAAGAAAGCTAAAGATGAAAATGGAGAAGAAATAAAAGTCGACGATACTTCAAAAATGAAGTCTTTTGAAGGTGCCTTAATTTCGAGAGACATTATTGAACGTGAGTATTTTGAAGCTGAGCTAATGACTCTTAATGAGCTAATCGAAAAATCTGTATTACTTGAGTCTGAACTGGATGAAATGAGAGAAGAAGAATCTGGAGATGAGGGACTGCTTGTAAATGCTTTGAATGAAAAAGGGGACGGAATACCTAAAGCAAATCTGAATAAACAGATAAAAGAACTTGAAAGTAAAAAGACTTCTGAAGTAATAGATGACATTACAAAACTTATTGAATTATTTGATGCAGGCAATATATCGGAAATGGAAAAAATCGTCAAAGCTAATAGTGAGCTGAAGACATGTGAGCTTAGAAATAAGAATGGTTCATTTGGAAAGGCTAAGCTTAGAAATGCATTAAAAGTAGCAAAGGACAATGCAATAATGCCTGAAACATATGTTGAAGAATATAATGCTCTTCTTTCTTACCAAGCTAAATTAACTGAAAAAGAAGAAGCTGATAAAGCGATTAAAGAAGCTCAAAAAGAGCTGGATGATTTAGTACTTGCTAAATATGGAGAACTAACAATTGATGAAGTAAAGTATTTACTCTTTGATAAAAAGTGGATGGCAAGGCTTGAAAGCGACATTATTGATGCGATTGATCAAGTGTTGAATAATCTTGCCTCAAAAGTTGTCTTAATTGCTAAGCGCTATGAGCACACTTTAGGTGAAATTGAAGAGAAGACAGCTCAGTCAAAAGCCAAGGTGAAGTCCGCTTTAGAAAGGATGGGATACACATGGTAA
- a CDS encoding recombinase family protein: MDSKIWYIPARNDRLDKNVGIYCRVSTNEKEQLYSLAAQISALTRAVANVSQWRLADVFIDIASAKGDAPRREFERLIKECEAHNISVVLTKSISKFGRDTVETLSALNRLTAAGARIIFEEENLDTDEVDSNLMISVMESFAQAENESRSENIRMGLAMRAANGTSGLYKRKLYGYKKNKDGELIIDDEQAKVVRDVFRWYLDGASVLGIIKKLSDTGIRSPAGKEKWSKRSIEKMLENEKYTGTVTLLDSATQKYEFQMKECHLPIITESEFRAVQKEKKKRSNVIMDDDGTRRSSKKYSSKRK, translated from the coding sequence ATGGATTCAAAGATTTGGTATATCCCGGCAAGGAATGACCGTTTGGACAAGAATGTTGGAATCTACTGCAGAGTTAGTACGAACGAAAAAGAACAGCTTTATAGCCTTGCAGCACAGATTTCTGCTTTGACGAGAGCAGTTGCGAATGTTAGTCAATGGAGGCTGGCAGATGTATTTATTGATATTGCGTCTGCCAAAGGCGACGCTCCACGTAGAGAATTCGAACGATTGATTAAAGAATGTGAAGCTCACAACATCTCTGTCGTTCTGACAAAAAGCATCAGCAAATTTGGCAGGGATACGGTTGAAACATTATCAGCACTCAACAGACTGACTGCGGCAGGTGCAAGAATCATATTTGAAGAAGAAAACCTGGATACCGATGAAGTCGATAGCAATCTTATGATTTCGGTGATGGAATCCTTTGCCCAGGCTGAAAATGAGAGCCGAAGTGAGAATATCCGTATGGGCCTTGCTATGAGAGCGGCAAACGGTACCTCCGGACTCTACAAACGAAAGCTGTACGGCTACAAAAAGAACAAAGATGGCGAGCTTATAATTGATGATGAACAGGCTAAGGTAGTGCGAGATGTTTTCAGATGGTATCTGGATGGTGCCAGTGTGCTTGGAATCATAAAGAAACTATCAGACACAGGTATTCGTTCCCCCGCCGGTAAAGAAAAGTGGAGCAAGCGATCTATAGAGAAGATGCTTGAAAATGAGAAATACACAGGTACGGTTACACTTTTGGATTCCGCTACACAGAAATATGAATTTCAAATGAAGGAATGTCATCTGCCGATTATTACGGAGAGTGAGTTCAGGGCTGTTCAGAAAGAAAAGAAAAAGCGTAGCAACGTTATTATGGACGATGATGGAACGCGGCGCAGTAGTAAGAAATACAGTTCGAAGAGGAAATGA
- a CDS encoding carbohydrate ABC transporter permease yields MKARKRGLVVLEIVAIILFIVVVSPFILIIINSAKSSRDILLNPLSLPQDWGIFIENVVSIWNNPSINYAESFVSSVIITVVSLLIITLISSLAAWGLVRRKTRLSNAIFLMFVASMVIPFQVVMYPLISWFRIIQENVTKPLFGFNLLRSYWGVFLAYAGFGMGMSVFMFHGFIKGVPVEIEEAAEIDGANKFQTFVYVVLPLLKPITVTILILNGIWIWNDYLLPLLLLGVGNDIQTLPIAVANFAGSYTRQWDMILTSSLMVIAPVIIIFLFAQKQIMKGMVEGAIK; encoded by the coding sequence ATGAAAGCACGCAAACGAGGTTTAGTTGTTTTAGAAATTGTTGCTATCATACTTTTTATCGTCGTTGTCAGTCCTTTTATTTTAATTATCATCAACTCTGCGAAATCTTCACGCGATATTTTATTAAATCCACTTTCTCTACCACAAGATTGGGGGATATTTATTGAGAATGTGGTTTCGATTTGGAATAACCCATCGATTAATTATGCGGAAAGTTTTGTTTCTTCGGTGATTATTACGGTTGTCTCGTTGCTTATTATTACTTTGATTTCGTCTTTAGCCGCTTGGGGACTAGTTCGTCGGAAAACACGGTTATCAAATGCGATCTTTTTAATGTTTGTTGCTTCAATGGTTATTCCTTTCCAAGTGGTCATGTATCCTTTGATTTCTTGGTTTAGGATTATTCAAGAAAATGTTACAAAGCCGCTCTTTGGTTTTAATTTGCTCCGTTCATATTGGGGTGTCTTTCTAGCTTATGCTGGTTTTGGTATGGGGATGTCTGTTTTTATGTTCCATGGATTTATTAAAGGGGTACCTGTAGAAATTGAAGAAGCTGCTGAAATTGATGGTGCCAATAAGTTCCAGACCTTTGTTTATGTCGTGTTGCCGTTATTGAAGCCGATTACGGTTACGATCCTTATCTTAAATGGGATTTGGATTTGGAATGACTACTTGCTACCATTGTTGTTATTGGGTGTAGGGAATGATATTCAAACCTTGCCCATTGCAGTGGCTAACTTTGCGGGATCCTATACCCGTCAATGGGATATGATTCTGACCTCATCTTTGATGGTTATTGCACCTGTGATTATCATCTTCCTATTTGCCCAAAAGCAAATCATGAAAGGAATGGTCGAAGGGGCTATCAAGTAG